In the genome of Nocardioides marmoribigeumensis, one region contains:
- a CDS encoding MBL fold metallo-hydrolase has translation MTEHAVQIETIETPSLGDRSYLVHDGELAFVVDPQRDIDRVTDRLEQLGVRLTHVFETHLHNDYVTGGLALAQATGAAYVVNGADEVSFERTPISDGEVVEVGSMRVTALATPGHTFTHLSYALEAGDGEQVAVFSGGSLLYGATGRPDLLGPEHTDALVRHQHASAHRLAEVLPDSAEVFPTHGFGSFCSATQSDASSSTIGREKQSNPVLTQDEETYVRELLEGLTAYPAYYAHMAPANAGGPSAPDLSPPAQAEPQELRKRIDAGEWVVDLRNRTVFAAGHVPGSLNFGLDGAFATYLGWLMEWGAPLILLGESAAQVAEAQRELVRIGVDRLEAAAVGTPQEWVEGTGHEVASFPIASFADLAQVRHHRKVVVLDVRRTDEHAVAAVQGATNLPLHELPQRLDEVPGGPGTEVWVHCAGGYRASVAASLVAAAGRRVVAVDDSFDNAATVGLDLVRRAG, from the coding sequence ATGACCGAGCACGCCGTGCAGATCGAGACGATCGAGACGCCGAGCCTGGGGGACCGCAGCTACCTCGTGCACGACGGCGAGCTGGCCTTCGTGGTCGACCCGCAGCGCGACATCGACCGCGTCACGGACCGCCTCGAGCAGCTGGGCGTCCGGCTCACCCACGTTTTCGAGACCCACCTCCACAACGACTACGTCACCGGCGGCCTCGCCCTGGCGCAGGCGACGGGCGCGGCGTACGTCGTCAACGGGGCCGACGAGGTCTCCTTCGAGCGCACCCCGATCAGCGACGGCGAGGTCGTCGAGGTCGGGTCGATGCGCGTGACCGCGCTGGCCACTCCCGGCCACACGTTCACCCACCTGTCCTACGCGCTCGAGGCCGGCGACGGCGAGCAGGTCGCGGTCTTCTCCGGCGGGTCGCTGTTGTACGGCGCCACCGGTCGCCCCGACCTGCTCGGGCCCGAGCACACCGACGCCCTGGTCCGCCACCAGCACGCCTCGGCGCACCGGCTGGCGGAGGTGCTGCCCGACTCGGCCGAGGTCTTCCCGACCCACGGCTTCGGCTCGTTCTGCTCCGCCACCCAGTCCGACGCCTCGTCCTCGACCATCGGCCGCGAGAAGCAGTCCAACCCGGTGCTCACCCAGGACGAGGAGACCTACGTCCGCGAGCTGCTCGAGGGGCTCACCGCCTACCCGGCGTACTACGCCCACATGGCGCCGGCCAACGCCGGCGGGCCCAGCGCCCCCGACCTGAGCCCGCCCGCCCAGGCCGAGCCGCAGGAGCTGCGCAAGCGCATCGACGCAGGCGAGTGGGTCGTCGACCTGCGCAACCGCACGGTCTTCGCCGCGGGCCACGTGCCGGGATCGCTCAACTTCGGCCTCGACGGCGCGTTCGCGACCTACCTCGGCTGGCTGATGGAGTGGGGCGCCCCCCTGATCCTGCTCGGCGAATCGGCGGCTCAGGTCGCCGAGGCCCAGCGCGAGCTGGTGCGCATCGGCGTCGACCGGCTCGAGGCGGCGGCCGTCGGCACTCCGCAGGAGTGGGTCGAGGGCACGGGCCACGAGGTCGCGTCGTTCCCGATCGCGAGCTTCGCCGACCTCGCCCAGGTGCGGCACCACCGCAAGGTCGTCGTGCTCGACGTGCGTCGCACCGACGAGCACGCCGTGGCCGCCGTGCAGGGCGCGACCAACCTGCCGCTGCACGAGCTGCCGCAGCGCCTCGACGAGGTGCCGGGGGGCCCCGGGACCGAGGTCTGGGTGCACTGCGCCGGGGGCTACCGCGCCTCGGTCGCCGCGTCGCTCGTCGCCGCGGCCGGCCGCCGCGTCGTGGCGGTCGACGACTCCTTCGACAACGCCGCCACGGTCGGGCTCGACCTGGTCCGCCGCGCCGGCTGA
- a CDS encoding glycoside hydrolase family 13 protein — translation MAPARTWFHSAVVYQVYPRSFQDSDGDGVGDLRGIIDRLDHLATLGVDVLWLSPIYPSPQDDNGYDISDYQDVDPTFGTLADFDELVEQAHARDLRIVMDLVVNHTSDEHPWFVESRSSTDNPKRDWYWWRPPREGHSPGEPGAEPTNWHSFFSGSTWELDEASGEYYLHLFSRKQPDLNWENPEVRGAVHSMMRWWLDRGVDGFRMDVINMISKHLPLQDGEQIGDGPWGDGSPHYICGPRIHEFLQEMHREVFEGRGDRLLTVGEMPAVTVEDAVLFTDPARHEVDMVFQFEHVGLDHGAHKWDHRPLRLVDLKESLGRWQEGLAEAGWNSLYWNNHDQPRAVSRFGDDGEFRVESAKLLATVLHLHRGTPYVYQGEELGMTNVPFADASSFRDIESVNYFRDATGRGLLAEEVLDALRIGSRDNARSPMQWDASPHGGFTTGEPWAPVHPNHTEVNAEQALGDPDSVFHHYRRLVELRHTDPVVAEGDFTMLLPEDPVVYAFTRSLEGTTLLVVANFGGSVHTVEGLPEEWSSADLVLGSYPAGSEAPAADAGRLVLRPWEARVLRVTGRRP, via the coding sequence ATGGCCCCAGCGCGCACGTGGTTCCACTCCGCCGTCGTCTACCAGGTCTACCCGCGCAGCTTCCAGGACTCCGACGGCGACGGGGTCGGTGACCTGCGCGGCATCATCGACCGGCTCGACCACCTGGCCACGCTCGGCGTCGACGTGCTGTGGCTCTCGCCGATCTACCCCTCGCCGCAGGACGACAACGGCTACGACATCAGCGACTACCAGGACGTCGACCCGACGTTCGGGACTCTCGCCGACTTCGACGAGCTGGTCGAGCAGGCCCACGCCCGCGACCTCCGGATCGTGATGGACCTCGTGGTCAACCACACCTCCGACGAGCACCCGTGGTTCGTGGAGTCGCGCTCCTCGACCGACAACCCCAAGCGCGACTGGTACTGGTGGCGCCCGCCGCGCGAGGGCCACTCCCCCGGAGAGCCGGGCGCCGAGCCGACCAACTGGCACTCGTTCTTCAGCGGCTCCACCTGGGAGCTCGACGAGGCCTCCGGCGAGTACTACCTGCACCTGTTCTCCCGCAAGCAGCCGGACCTCAACTGGGAGAACCCCGAGGTGCGCGGGGCCGTCCACTCGATGATGCGCTGGTGGCTCGACCGCGGCGTCGACGGCTTCCGCATGGACGTGATCAACATGATCTCCAAGCACCTGCCGCTGCAGGACGGCGAGCAGATCGGGGACGGCCCGTGGGGCGACGGGTCGCCGCACTACATCTGCGGGCCGCGCATCCACGAGTTCCTGCAGGAGATGCACCGCGAGGTCTTCGAGGGCCGCGGCGACCGGCTGCTCACCGTCGGCGAGATGCCGGCGGTGACGGTCGAGGACGCCGTGCTGTTCACGGATCCCGCGCGTCACGAGGTCGACATGGTCTTCCAGTTCGAGCACGTCGGGCTCGACCACGGGGCCCACAAGTGGGACCACCGGCCGCTGCGCCTGGTCGACCTCAAGGAGTCGCTGGGCCGCTGGCAGGAGGGCCTCGCCGAGGCGGGCTGGAACAGCCTCTACTGGAACAACCACGACCAGCCGCGAGCCGTGTCCCGGTTCGGCGACGACGGTGAGTTCCGGGTCGAGTCGGCCAAGCTGCTGGCGACCGTGCTCCACCTGCACCGCGGGACGCCGTACGTCTACCAGGGCGAGGAGCTCGGCATGACCAACGTGCCGTTCGCCGACGCCTCGTCCTTCCGCGACATCGAGTCGGTCAACTACTTCCGCGACGCCACCGGACGTGGCCTGCTCGCCGAGGAGGTGCTCGACGCGCTGCGCATCGGCAGCCGCGACAACGCCCGCTCGCCGATGCAGTGGGACGCCTCCCCGCACGGCGGCTTCACCACCGGCGAGCCCTGGGCGCCCGTCCACCCCAACCACACGGAGGTCAACGCCGAGCAGGCGCTGGGCGACCCCGACTCGGTCTTCCACCACTACCGCCGGCTGGTCGAGCTGCGGCACACCGACCCGGTCGTCGCCGAGGGCGACTTCACGATGCTGCTGCCCGAGGACCCCGTGGTCTACGCGTTCACCCGCTCGCTGGAGGGGACGACGCTGCTCGTCGTCGCGAACTTCGGCGGGTCGGTCCACACCGTCGAGGGCCTGCCGGAGGAGTGGTCCTCGGCCGACCTGGTGCTGGGTTCCTACCCGGCCGGGTCGGAGGCGCCGGCAGCCGACGCGGGCCGGCTCGTGCTCCGGCCGTGGGAGGCACGGGTCCTGCGCGTCACCGGCCGGCGCCCCTGA
- a CDS encoding zinc-dependent alcohol dehydrogenase family protein has protein sequence MRTSTRDLPRTMPAWSVPANAGDGPRLVLGERPVPRPGPTEVLVRVRACGVCRTDLHLADHDLAPHRPSCVPGHEVVGEVVALGDGAGLLALGDRVGIAWLRHTCGACRWCLAEAENLCPAARFTGWDADGGFAEHAVVDERFAYRLPDAFDDVSAAPLLCSGIIGFRALARARVPAGGRLGIYGFGASAHLTAQIAIAQGAEVHVMTRDPRAQELARSLGAASAAGAADPPPVLLDSAIQFAPVGELVPVALEALDQGGTLAVAGIHLTDLPPMSYQRHLFRERTLTSVTANTRADGRHLLDLADRLAVRPTVTAYPFDRADDALEDLAADRVTGAAVLVL, from the coding sequence ATGAGGACGAGCACGCGTGACCTGCCACGGACGATGCCGGCGTGGAGCGTCCCCGCGAACGCGGGAGACGGTCCCCGCCTGGTCCTCGGGGAGCGCCCCGTCCCGCGGCCCGGCCCCACCGAGGTGCTCGTGCGGGTCCGGGCCTGTGGGGTCTGCCGGACCGACCTGCACCTCGCCGACCACGACCTGGCTCCGCACCGGCCCAGCTGCGTGCCCGGTCACGAGGTCGTGGGGGAGGTCGTGGCGCTGGGGGACGGGGCCGGCCTCCTCGCGCTGGGGGACCGGGTCGGCATCGCCTGGCTGCGGCACACCTGCGGCGCGTGCCGGTGGTGCCTGGCCGAGGCCGAGAACCTGTGCCCGGCCGCGAGGTTCACCGGCTGGGACGCCGACGGCGGGTTCGCCGAGCACGCCGTCGTCGACGAGCGCTTCGCCTACCGCCTCCCCGACGCCTTCGACGACGTCTCGGCCGCCCCTCTGCTGTGCTCCGGCATCATCGGCTTCCGTGCCCTCGCGCGCGCCCGGGTGCCCGCGGGCGGCCGGCTCGGGATCTACGGCTTCGGCGCGAGCGCCCACCTCACGGCCCAGATCGCGATCGCGCAGGGTGCCGAGGTCCACGTGATGACGCGCGACCCCCGGGCGCAGGAGCTCGCCCGCTCGCTCGGCGCCGCGTCGGCGGCCGGGGCAGCGGACCCACCGCCGGTCCTGCTGGACTCCGCGATCCAGTTCGCCCCGGTGGGCGAGCTGGTCCCCGTCGCGCTCGAGGCACTCGACCAAGGAGGCACGCTCGCCGTCGCCGGCATCCACCTCACCGACCTGCCCCCGATGTCCTACCAGCGCCACCTCTTCCGGGAGCGGACGCTCACGAGCGTCACGGCCAACACCCGCGCCGACGGTCGCCACCTGCTGGACCTCGCGGACCGGCTGGCCGTCCGTCCGACGGTCACGGCCTACCCGTTCGACCGCGCCGACGACGCGCTGGAGGACCTCGCCGCCGACCGCGTGACCGGAGCGGCGGTGCTGGTGCTGTGA
- a CDS encoding universal stress protein, giving the protein MRSVDPAGTIVVGVDGSAHAARALEWAAQQAWRQHRTLTVLCVGQDAVSLADLGVRAAREQHPLLDAQPWPADGDPRGVLTDASESAHMVVVGSRGRAALAAYERVLGHDPVGAVLENLRVLVATSVAGLAERYPDVEVDVVLKHGFVEEVLAPRSGTWKLVVVGRHPATSVARLLGSSISTAVLERARGTVAVVPEAGGAR; this is encoded by the coding sequence ATGAGGAGCGTGGACCCGGCGGGCACGATCGTGGTCGGCGTCGACGGCTCGGCGCACGCGGCACGGGCGCTGGAGTGGGCGGCACAGCAGGCCTGGCGGCAGCACCGCACGCTGACCGTGCTGTGCGTCGGGCAGGACGCGGTGAGCCTGGCCGACCTCGGCGTCCGGGCTGCCCGGGAGCAACATCCCCTGCTGGACGCCCAGCCGTGGCCGGCGGACGGGGACCCGCGCGGGGTGCTCACCGACGCCTCCGAGAGCGCCCACATGGTCGTCGTCGGCTCCCGCGGTCGCGCGGCGCTCGCCGCCTACGAGCGGGTCCTCGGTCACGACCCCGTCGGCGCCGTCCTCGAGAACCTCCGTGTGCTGGTCGCCACCTCGGTGGCCGGCCTGGCGGAGCGCTACCCCGACGTCGAGGTGGACGTCGTCCTCAAGCACGGCTTCGTCGAGGAGGTGCTGGCCCCGCGCAGCGGGACCTGGAAGCTGGTGGTCGTGGGTCGCCACCCGGCCACGTCCGTGGCCCGCCTCCTCGGCTCCTCGATCTCCACCGCCGTGCTCGAGCGGGCCAGGGGCACCGTCGCGGTCGTGCCGGAGGCCGGCGGCGCTCGTTGA
- a CDS encoding metal-sensitive transcriptional regulator encodes MKLDPSTTTPALNRIKRAQGQLAGVVRMLEEGRDCEDVVTQLAAVSKALDRAGFAIVASGMRECLVAGADGETADLDVRRMERLFLSLA; translated from the coding sequence ATGAAGCTCGACCCGTCGACGACGACGCCCGCGCTCAACCGGATCAAGCGGGCCCAGGGCCAGCTGGCCGGCGTCGTGCGCATGCTCGAGGAGGGCCGCGACTGCGAGGACGTCGTCACCCAGCTCGCCGCGGTCTCCAAGGCCCTCGACCGGGCCGGCTTCGCGATCGTGGCCAGCGGCATGCGTGAGTGCCTGGTCGCGGGCGCGGACGGCGAGACCGCCGACCTCGACGTACGCCGGATGGAGCGGCTCTTCCTCTCGCTGGCCTGA
- a CDS encoding sulfite exporter TauE/SafE family protein codes for MALHLLAVAAGLLLGLSLGALGGGGSVLAVPVLVYLLDQTPGQATTGSLVVVGVTSLIGAVTARRRGHVLVGRGLAFGATAIVGAVLGARAAAHVPGDVLMAAFSGLLLVVAAAMVVRRRRSPSPGPSRIDDPILTFRPTFACACPRALKVLITATVVGALTGFLGVGGGFLVVPALVLALGLPLEPAAGTSLVVITVTSATALAVRAGSGPAPDWWPVVLLTVAAVAGAWIGARVAGRVSTARLQSAFLGLLLAVAAFTAVEALPALVS; via the coding sequence ATGGCGCTGCACCTGCTCGCCGTCGCGGCCGGGCTCCTCCTCGGGCTCAGCCTGGGGGCGCTCGGCGGTGGCGGGTCGGTGCTCGCGGTGCCGGTGCTCGTCTACCTGCTCGACCAGACGCCGGGGCAGGCGACGACCGGGTCGCTCGTCGTCGTCGGGGTCACCTCGCTGATCGGGGCGGTCACCGCGCGCCGCCGCGGCCACGTGCTGGTCGGGCGGGGCCTGGCCTTCGGTGCCACGGCGATCGTGGGGGCCGTGCTCGGCGCGCGAGCGGCCGCCCACGTCCCCGGCGACGTGCTCATGGCGGCGTTCTCCGGGCTGCTGCTGGTGGTCGCCGCCGCGATGGTCGTCCGTCGCCGCCGGTCGCCGTCGCCGGGCCCGAGCCGCATCGACGACCCCATCCTCACCTTCCGGCCGACCTTCGCCTGCGCCTGCCCGCGCGCCCTCAAGGTGCTGATCACCGCCACGGTCGTCGGTGCGCTCACCGGCTTCCTCGGCGTCGGCGGCGGCTTCCTCGTCGTCCCCGCGCTGGTGCTCGCGCTCGGCCTGCCGCTCGAGCCGGCCGCCGGCACGTCGCTGGTCGTCATCACCGTCACCTCCGCGACCGCCCTCGCGGTGCGCGCCGGCTCCGGGCCCGCGCCCGACTGGTGGCCGGTCGTCCTGCTCACGGTCGCCGCCGTCGCCGGCGCCTGGATCGGCGCCCGCGTCGCCGGCCGCGTGAGCACCGCCCGTCTGCAGTCGGCCTTCCTCGGCCTCCTCCTGGCGGTCGCGGCCTTCACCGCCGTCGAGGCCCTGCCGGCGCTGGTCTCGTGA
- a CDS encoding YajQ family cyclic di-GMP-binding protein, translating to MADSSFDIVSKIDRQEVDNALSQTAREISQRYDFKGTGAEIKWSGEAIEIAANADDRASAVLDVFKEKLVKRQQSLKILEASEPRQSGRESKISVTLKEGISQEQAKKIGKLIRDEGPKKVKVQVQGDELRVSAPSRDALQEVIALVKGQDYDFAVQFTNYR from the coding sequence ATGGCCGACTCGTCGTTCGACATCGTCAGCAAGATCGACCGCCAGGAGGTCGACAACGCGCTGTCCCAGACCGCCCGGGAGATCTCCCAGCGCTACGACTTCAAGGGCACCGGGGCCGAGATCAAGTGGTCCGGCGAGGCCATCGAGATCGCCGCCAACGCCGACGACCGCGCGTCCGCGGTGCTCGACGTGTTCAAGGAGAAGCTGGTCAAGCGGCAGCAGTCGCTCAAGATCCTCGAGGCCTCCGAGCCGCGCCAGTCCGGGCGTGAGTCCAAGATCTCGGTCACGCTCAAGGAGGGCATCTCCCAGGAGCAGGCCAAGAAGATCGGCAAGCTCATCCGGGACGAGGGCCCCAAGAAGGTCAAGGTCCAGGTGCAGGGCGACGAGCTGCGCGTCTCGGCCCCCAGCCGCGACGCCCTGCAGGAGGTCATCGCCCTGGTCAAGGGGCAGGACTACGACTTCGCGGTGCAGTTCACCAACTACCGCTGA
- a CDS encoding MFS transporter has translation MNAPRLGLRENAAQFTLLVAVNALVGGMLGQERTVVPLLAEQTFGLTGFSAALSFIVVFGVAKAATNVVAGALADRHGRRPVLLAGWVVAVPVPLLLLLWAPSWTWVLVANALLGISQGLTWSTTVIMKIDLVGPSRRGLAMGLNEAAGYAAVAVTASLTGWLAQEHGLRPVPFLVGLAYAALGLGASALLVRETRGHARAEQAAAPPTAHLDGREVLLRTTLRDPALSSASQAGLVNNLNDGLAWGLFPVLFTSAGLSLGRTGLLVAAYPAVWGLGQLVTGALSDRRGRRPFVVGGMLLQAVALAGIAMGDGFVAWLLASLLLGAGTAMVYPTLLAVVGDVAAPSWRARAVGVYRLWRDLGFALGALLGGLLADLAGVPVAIGVVGALTALSGLLAAVRLPETRPTLPLIRC, from the coding sequence GTGAACGCACCCCGGCTCGGGCTCCGCGAGAACGCCGCCCAGTTCACCCTCCTGGTCGCGGTCAACGCGCTGGTCGGCGGCATGCTCGGCCAGGAGCGGACCGTCGTCCCGCTGCTCGCCGAGCAGACCTTCGGGCTGACCGGCTTCAGCGCCGCCCTGTCGTTCATCGTCGTCTTCGGCGTCGCCAAGGCCGCCACCAACGTCGTCGCCGGCGCGCTGGCGGACCGCCACGGCCGCCGCCCCGTCCTGCTCGCCGGCTGGGTGGTGGCCGTGCCGGTGCCGCTGCTGCTGCTGCTGTGGGCCCCGAGCTGGACGTGGGTGCTGGTCGCCAACGCCCTGCTCGGCATCAGCCAGGGCCTGACCTGGTCGACCACGGTGATCATGAAGATCGACCTCGTCGGCCCCTCGCGCCGTGGCTTGGCGATGGGCCTCAACGAGGCCGCCGGCTATGCCGCCGTCGCCGTCACCGCCTCGCTCACCGGCTGGCTCGCGCAGGAGCACGGCCTGCGGCCCGTGCCGTTCCTCGTCGGCCTGGCGTACGCCGCGCTGGGGCTCGGTGCCTCCGCGCTGCTCGTGCGCGAGACCCGCGGGCACGCCCGTGCCGAGCAGGCCGCCGCACCGCCGACCGCGCACCTCGACGGCCGCGAGGTCCTGCTGCGCACGACCCTGCGCGACCCCGCCCTCTCCTCGGCCAGCCAGGCGGGCCTGGTCAACAACCTCAACGACGGCCTGGCCTGGGGGCTGTTCCCGGTGCTGTTCACCTCGGCGGGGCTGAGCCTGGGCCGGACCGGGCTCCTGGTCGCCGCCTACCCCGCGGTGTGGGGCCTCGGCCAGCTGGTCACCGGCGCCCTGTCCGACCGGCGGGGTCGGCGCCCCTTCGTCGTCGGCGGGATGCTGCTCCAAGCCGTCGCGCTGGCCGGCATCGCGATGGGCGACGGGTTCGTCGCCTGGCTGCTCGCCAGCCTCCTGCTCGGGGCCGGCACCGCGATGGTCTACCCCACGCTGCTGGCCGTCGTCGGCGACGTCGCGGCCCCCTCGTGGCGGGCCCGGGCCGTCGGGGTCTACCGGCTGTGGCGCGACCTCGGCTTCGCGCTGGGCGCGCTGCTCGGCGGCCTCCTCGCCGACCTCGCCGGCGTCCCCGTCGCGATCGGGGTGGTCGGCGCCCTCACCGCGCTGTCCGGGCTCCTGGCCGCCGTACGCCTCCCGGAGACGCGGCCGACCCTCCCGCTGATCCGCTGCTGA